In the genome of Bacteroidota bacterium, one region contains:
- a CDS encoding MMPL family transporter, with protein MQNIFINTYNLFNRKKFLLIATIVAIFAFIAFFLSSIKLEEDIKAIIPQDDRIDKISLVLNNSKFSDQIILNFSCNDISQTNAEFLVKKAEKLVEFLAKNKKLINKISFKVEDNSFQEVYDFFYEHLPFYLSNEDYRYIKSLFTEDEIERALRKDFKSLISPAGMATKNYILKDPFSITPLALKKLQDFQLDDNFNIYKSCIFTKDKKNLLVFIEPAYPSNNIEQNSILIDSIECAITKLLSSDSEINIEYYGGTAVAVANAKRIKADIMLTVSFAFLFIFIIFFFFFRKIKILILLFFPVIIGTGISISLISIFYGSVSAIALGVGAILVGISIDYSLHFFTHFRNSGSIKQTLEEISFPVMISSFTTATAFLCLFVIKSEALNQLGLFGALSIIFAALAVLIIIPAFLSDKSFGLSKSKFGFLDKIAVYEIHKNKIVVVIIVLFSLVFSFTFSDIHFNSDIATLNYLPDYLRNAEKNLEKISSETFSAVYFVTMGESLNEALHKTENKKELLKFAENKKLFSSMSSGVDLLLTEKRQIEKIKQWDLFWSSVDRSRLESIIIEKGKKIKFNKSAFSQFFTLINKKFVPIPLDEFSTLQNTFLRNYINSADSMFSVISILKVEQKNKQELFNLFEMENDIIIFDKQYFSNYFFDILRNDFNKLVILSIIIVFSILLLSFGRIELALITFTPIMLSWLWTLGLMGLFNIEFNIFNIIISTFIFGLGIDYSIFIMRGLLSNYKYGNRPITPYKLSVLLSVITTILGIGVLIFAHHPALKSIAFVSIFGIASVVIISYTILPLLFGVLTSQNGCLRNEPITMTNSLISIFTFTIFLINSVFLTICIPFLYILPLPRKYGKYIFHWLIYSTSRFVVWINFIIKKEIIDKEKIDFSNPSVFVSNHQSHLDLVLILMLNPKIIVITNRRVWNNPFYGFIVRFADYFPIYKGIDKGFEKIRKKVKEGYSILVFPEGTRTIDGTIKRYHQGAFKLADDLNLEIQPILIHGAYQCLPKTDFFLRSGFISIKYFDRIKVKSVNTEKNETYRQQAKDLTKFKRKEYDALCIEKETTDFYRQKIINRYIYKGPVLEWYVRVKLKLEKNYYFLNEIIPKNANIVDIGCGYGYLAYMLKSVSKERNILGIDYDEEKIAVANRIETNNAGLNFILKDISEGSIPSADVYILKDVLHYMPENLQIAILNKCMNQVSDNGIIIVRDADADLEKRTKVTKKTEIQSTKIFKFNKTKYNLTYISGKKISNIAKNNGFNCTRFDNSKKTSNITFIIKK; from the coding sequence ATGCAAAATATTTTTATCAACACATATAATTTATTCAATAGAAAGAAATTTCTGCTAATAGCAACTATCGTTGCTATTTTTGCTTTTATAGCTTTCTTTTTATCTTCCATTAAATTAGAAGAAGACATCAAAGCTATTATTCCTCAAGATGATAGAATTGATAAAATTAGTTTAGTTTTGAATAATTCTAAATTTTCGGACCAGATAATTTTAAATTTCTCATGCAATGACATTTCTCAAACAAATGCTGAATTTTTAGTAAAAAAAGCAGAAAAACTTGTTGAGTTTTTAGCAAAAAACAAAAAACTTATCAATAAAATTAGTTTTAAAGTAGAAGATAATTCTTTTCAAGAGGTTTACGATTTCTTTTATGAGCATCTTCCATTTTATTTGTCTAATGAAGACTATAGATATATAAAAAGTTTATTCACAGAAGATGAAATAGAACGAGCATTAAGAAAAGATTTTAAATCGTTAATTTCTCCAGCAGGAATGGCTACTAAAAATTATATTCTGAAAGACCCATTCAGCATTACACCTTTAGCTTTAAAGAAATTACAAGATTTTCAATTAGATGACAATTTTAATATATACAAATCCTGTATATTTACTAAAGACAAAAAGAATTTGTTGGTTTTTATTGAACCTGCTTACCCTTCAAATAATATTGAACAAAATAGCATATTAATTGATTCGATAGAATGTGCAATAACAAAATTGCTTAGTTCGGATTCCGAAATAAATATTGAATATTATGGAGGAACTGCTGTTGCTGTGGCAAATGCAAAAAGAATTAAAGCCGATATAATGCTAACTGTTTCGTTTGCATTTTTATTCATCTTTATTATTTTTTTCTTTTTTTTCAGGAAAATAAAAATCTTAATACTACTTTTTTTTCCTGTAATTATAGGGACAGGTATTTCAATAAGTTTAATTTCTATCTTTTATGGAAGTGTTTCAGCCATAGCTTTAGGTGTAGGGGCTATTTTGGTGGGCATTTCTATAGATTATTCGCTACATTTTTTTACACATTTTAGAAATAGTGGCTCTATTAAACAAACTTTAGAAGAGATTTCTTTTCCTGTAATGATAAGTAGTTTTACTACTGCCACAGCCTTTTTGTGCCTTTTTGTTATAAAATCTGAAGCTCTTAATCAATTAGGTTTGTTCGGAGCTTTAAGTATCATTTTTGCAGCATTAGCGGTTTTAATAATTATTCCTGCTTTTTTGTCAGATAAGAGCTTCGGATTATCAAAATCAAAATTTGGGTTTTTAGATAAAATAGCTGTTTACGAAATTCATAAAAATAAGATTGTTGTTGTAATAATTGTGTTATTTTCTTTAGTTTTTAGTTTCACATTTAGCGATATTCACTTTAATAGCGATATAGCTACACTCAACTATCTCCCCGATTATTTGCGGAATGCCGAAAAAAACTTAGAGAAAATTAGTTCTGAAACTTTTAGTGCCGTATATTTTGTAACTATGGGTGAAAGTTTGAACGAAGCACTACATAAAACCGAAAATAAAAAGGAATTATTAAAGTTTGCCGAAAATAAAAAGCTGTTTTCTTCAATGTCTTCAGGTGTAGATTTGCTTCTTACAGAAAAAAGACAAATTGAGAAAATCAAACAATGGGATTTATTTTGGAGTTCTGTTGATAGGTCGAGATTAGAATCTATTATAATTGAAAAAGGAAAAAAAATTAAATTTAACAAAAGTGCTTTCAGTCAATTCTTTACTTTAATCAATAAAAAATTTGTTCCTATTCCATTAGATGAGTTTTCTACTTTACAAAATACTTTTCTAAGAAATTATATCAATTCAGCGGATAGTATGTTTTCGGTAATTTCTATTTTGAAGGTTGAACAAAAAAACAAACAAGAATTGTTTAATTTGTTCGAGATGGAAAATGATATTATTATTTTCGATAAACAATATTTTTCTAACTATTTTTTCGATATTCTAAGAAATGATTTTAATAAGCTTGTTATACTCTCAATAATAATTGTTTTTAGCATTTTATTATTGTCGTTCGGAAGAATTGAGCTTGCTTTAATCACATTTACTCCAATCATGCTTAGTTGGCTCTGGACTTTAGGATTAATGGGATTGTTCAATATTGAGTTCAATATTTTTAATATTATTATCTCCACATTTATTTTTGGATTAGGGATTGACTACAGTATATTTATAATGAGAGGATTGCTGAGTAATTATAAATATGGAAATCGTCCTATTACTCCTTATAAGCTTTCTGTTTTATTGTCAGTAATAACAACAATATTGGGAATTGGAGTTTTAATTTTCGCACATCATCCCGCATTAAAATCAATTGCATTTGTTTCTATTTTTGGAATTGCATCAGTTGTAATAATTTCTTATACAATTCTCCCATTATTATTTGGTGTGCTTACTAGTCAAAATGGATGCCTCAGAAATGAACCTATTACAATGACAAATAGTTTAATTTCAATATTTACTTTCACAATTTTTCTAATCAATTCGGTTTTTCTTACCATTTGCATTCCATTTTTATATATACTTCCCTTGCCGCGAAAATATGGAAAATATATTTTTCATTGGCTAATTTATTCAACAAGTCGCTTTGTGGTTTGGATTAATTTTATAATTAAAAAAGAGATAATAGATAAAGAAAAAATTGATTTTTCAAATCCTTCTGTATTTGTATCTAATCACCAATCTCATTTAGACCTTGTGCTTATTCTAATGTTAAATCCAAAAATAATAGTAATAACAAATAGGCGGGTTTGGAATAATCCTTTTTATGGTTTTATAGTAAGATTTGCCGATTATTTTCCAATTTATAAAGGCATTGATAAAGGCTTTGAAAAAATACGCAAAAAAGTAAAAGAAGGATATTCTATTTTAGTATTTCCGGAAGGAACCAGAACTATTGATGGTACAATAAAACGGTACCATCAAGGAGCTTTTAAGTTAGCCGATGACTTGAATTTAGAAATACAGCCAATTTTAATTCACGGAGCTTATCAATGTTTGCCAAAAACAGATTTTTTCCTACGCTCGGGTTTTATATCAATAAAATATTTCGATAGGATAAAAGTAAAATCTGTCAACACAGAAAAGAATGAGACATACAGACAGCAAGCAAAAGACCTGACAAAATTCAAAAGAAAAGAATACGATGCTCTATGTATTGAAAAAGAAACTACGGACTTTTATCGGCAAAAAATTATTAACCGATATATTTACAAAGGTCCAGTTTTGGAATGGTATGTTAGAGTAAAATTAAAACTTGAAAAGAATTACTATTTTCTTAATGAAATAATCCCCAAGAATGCAAATATTGTAGATATCGGCTGCGGATATGGATATTTAGCTTATATGTTAAAATCAGTTTCAAAAGAAAGAAATATTTTAGGAATTGATTATGATGAAGAAAAAATTGCCGTAGCAAATAGAATTGAAACAAATAATGCGGGTTTAAATTTTATTTTAAAAGATATTTCAGAGGGGAGCATTCCATCGGCAGATGTTTATATTTTAAAAGATGTATTACATTATATGCCTGAAAATCTACAAATAGCAATACTAAATAAATGTATGAACCAAGTTTCAGACAATGGAATTATTATTGTAAGGGATGCCGATGCCGATTTAGAAAAGAGAACAAAAGTTACAAAAAAAACGGAAATACAATCGACTAAAATTTTCAAGTTTAATAAAACAAAATACAATTTGACCTATATTTCAGGAAAGAAGATAAGCAATATTGCAAAAAACAATGGGTTCAATTGTACTAGATTTGATAATTCTAAGAAAACTTCCAACATTACATTTATCATTAAAAAATGA
- a CDS encoding NAD(P)/FAD-dependent oxidoreductase: MKNKYDVIIIGGGLGGLLCGNILSREGLSVCILEQNKKLGGSIQSFAKNKTIFNTGLNYTESLGEGEVLNRYFKYFKIMDKLKIKRLDIDCFNKISFVDNVEYPFAQGHNNFIEKLAAYFPRSQKNLKAYIKTLKDICHSFPLYTIDSSSGTTTSEIVLKQSAFKYLQSVHPDNRLQQILAGMNSLYGGVAEKTPLYVHALINYSFINSAWRLVDGSSQLATKIAEVIKINGGEILTSSKVLSISGKDKHVQYIELENGERIFADKIISNLHPAVTLKMIPSELSKKVYKRRITSLENTIGMFTLYVVLKKNSFSYLNFNHHYFSTVNAWTSNYSEKSWPEHYFLYTPAISKSDQYADGLIAMTYMNFEEVKKWGNTFVENRGSEYLEFKLKKAEKLIDCIEKKFPNFRQSIDCYYTSTPLTYRDYTATPEGTSYGILKDYNDPLSTIITPKSRIKNLYFTGQNLNMHGILGVTIGAVLTCSEIIGINYLLKKINK, encoded by the coding sequence ATGAAAAATAAGTACGATGTAATAATTATTGGAGGAGGATTGGGTGGTTTGCTTTGTGGAAATATCCTTAGCAGAGAAGGACTGAGCGTTTGCATATTAGAACAAAACAAAAAGTTAGGTGGTAGTATTCAATCTTTTGCAAAAAACAAAACCATATTTAATACAGGATTAAACTATACTGAAAGTTTGGGAGAAGGAGAAGTTCTTAATAGATATTTCAAGTACTTCAAAATAATGGATAAACTAAAGATTAAACGCTTAGATATTGATTGTTTTAATAAAATCAGTTTTGTTGATAATGTAGAGTATCCATTTGCACAAGGGCACAACAATTTTATTGAAAAATTAGCAGCATATTTTCCAAGAAGCCAAAAAAACTTGAAAGCTTATATAAAAACTTTAAAAGATATTTGTCATTCATTTCCATTATATACAATTGATTCGTCTTCCGGAACAACCACAAGTGAAATTGTTTTAAAACAAAGTGCCTTTAAATATTTACAGTCTGTTCATCCAGATAATCGTTTGCAGCAAATTTTAGCAGGAATGAATTCATTATACGGTGGTGTTGCAGAAAAAACACCTTTGTATGTTCATGCTTTAATAAATTATTCATTTATCAATAGTGCCTGGCGTTTGGTAGATGGAAGCTCTCAGTTGGCAACAAAAATTGCTGAAGTGATAAAAATCAATGGGGGAGAAATTCTGACTTCTTCTAAGGTTTTGTCAATTAGCGGAAAAGACAAACATGTGCAGTATATTGAGCTTGAAAATGGAGAAAGAATATTTGCCGATAAAATAATTTCGAATTTGCATCCTGCCGTTACACTAAAAATGATTCCTTCGGAATTATCCAAAAAGGTGTACAAAAGAAGAATTACCTCTCTCGAAAATACTATTGGTATGTTTACTTTATATGTAGTTTTGAAAAAAAATAGTTTCTCGTATCTCAATTTCAATCATCATTATTTTTCTACTGTAAACGCATGGACTTCTAATTATTCTGAAAAATCGTGGCCCGAACATTATTTTTTATATACACCAGCAATTTCAAAATCTGACCAATATGCAGATGGACTGATTGCCATGACTTACATGAATTTTGAAGAAGTAAAAAAATGGGGAAATACTTTCGTTGAAAATAGAGGTTCGGAATATCTTGAATTTAAACTGAAAAAAGCAGAAAAACTAATAGATTGTATTGAGAAGAAATTTCCGAACTTTCGCCAATCAATTGACTGTTACTATACATCAACTCCTCTCACTTATAGAGATTATACTGCTACGCCAGAAGGTACCTCCTATGGAATATTAAAAGATTACAATGATCCGCTTTCTACTATAATCACACCCAAATCGAGAATAAAAAATCTTTACTTTACCGGTCAGAATTTAAATATGCATGGAATTTTAGGAGTAACTATAGGAGCAGTTCTAACATGTTCTGAGATAATAGGTATTAACTATTTATTAAAAAAAATTAATAAGTAA